In Aureibaculum algae, the following are encoded in one genomic region:
- a CDS encoding recombinase family protein has product MIFGYARKSTDSQKLHLQVDALLKYGVIEKNIYCDSISGSKVERENLNLLLSKVREGDTIVTWKMGRMARSVSHMLKLMSNFKENGVQFVSIQEPFIDTTSSYGKFVYTLFSAVAELERDILIERTVAGQESARRRGVKFGRKKGLSKEAQKKARLAKEYYCDESKGLTIKEIMKLLDIKSKPTLYSYLQYMGRRNCKTCEVMFWDKLQTVDNSYCDKHKDDKKEAEFLKKLESPINK; this is encoded by the coding sequence ATGATTTTTGGATATGCAAGAAAAAGCACAGACAGTCAAAAACTGCATCTTCAAGTTGATGCTCTGTTAAAATATGGGGTGATAGAAAAGAACATTTATTGCGATAGCATTTCAGGTTCTAAAGTTGAAAGGGAAAATTTAAATTTGCTTCTATCTAAAGTCAGGGAAGGTGACACGATTGTAACTTGGAAAATGGGTAGGATGGCAAGAAGTGTATCTCATATGCTAAAATTGATGAGTAATTTTAAAGAGAATGGAGTCCAGTTTGTAAGTATCCAAGAACCATTTATAGATACAACATCTTCTTATGGCAAGTTTGTTTATACCCTTTTTAGTGCTGTTGCAGAATTAGAAAGAGATATATTAATTGAAAGAACAGTTGCTGGACAAGAAAGTGCAAGACGCAGAGGCGTTAAATTCGGAAGAAAAAAAGGGCTGTCCAAGGAAGCACAAAAAAAGGCACGATTAGCGAAAGAGTATTATTGTGATGAATCTAAAGGCTTAACAATAAAAGAAATAATGAAGCTTCTTGATATAAAGTCAAAACCAACACTTTATAGTTACTTACAATATATGGGTCGTAGAAATTGCAAAACCTGTGAAGTTATGTTTTGGGATAAATTGCAAACAGTTGACAATTCATATTGTGATAAACATAAAGATGATAAAAAAGAGGCGGAATTTTTGAAAAAACTTGAATCTCCAATTAATAAATAG
- a CDS encoding tyrosine-type recombinase/integrase: protein MGTPIIYEPLKNAKRIKIFIPYELYEIRKAFKSLNSTYWHPSQKLWSIINTQENMALVKRTFKGDFTISVEKPFVPIKTTRLNEKAIDTLLELEKTLVLKHYGQSTINNYKKMLSVFLTKFMHQDLKSISKIQIEQFIYELIKLNNISESYQNQLINAIKAYYEHVLGLPREYYDIQRPKKSQNIPNVLSQEEVLKILQHHKNIKHKAILWTIYSAGLRISELINLRIADVHSDEGYLFIKDSKGKKDHKTILSDHLVVLLRKYYKLHKPSYWLFEGQTGGKYSTTSIRNILRTAIKETDSNPWATVHTLRHSFATHCIENNMNLRHLQNMLGHNSPKTTELYTKTIQINNKNISSPIDNLLKKL, encoded by the coding sequence ATGGGCACTCCTATTATTTATGAACCTTTAAAAAATGCCAAACGCATAAAAATTTTTATTCCATATGAATTGTATGAAATTAGAAAAGCATTTAAAAGCCTGAATTCAACCTATTGGCATCCGAGTCAAAAACTATGGTCTATTATAAACACCCAAGAAAACATGGCATTAGTAAAACGCACATTTAAAGGGGACTTTACAATTAGTGTTGAAAAACCATTCGTACCCATAAAAACCACCAGATTAAACGAGAAAGCTATTGATACGCTTTTAGAATTAGAAAAGACATTAGTTTTAAAGCATTATGGGCAGTCAACCATAAATAATTATAAAAAAATGCTTTCTGTTTTTTTGACAAAATTTATGCATCAAGACCTTAAAAGTATAAGTAAAATACAAATAGAACAATTTATATACGAACTTATAAAACTCAATAATATTAGTGAAAGTTATCAAAATCAATTGATTAACGCTATAAAGGCATATTATGAGCATGTATTGGGTTTACCAAGAGAATATTATGATATACAACGCCCTAAAAAGAGTCAAAATATACCGAACGTTTTAAGTCAGGAAGAAGTTTTAAAAATACTACAACACCATAAAAACATTAAACACAAGGCTATATTATGGACAATTTATAGTGCTGGATTACGAATTTCTGAATTGATTAATTTACGAATAGCTGATGTACATTCTGATGAAGGCTACTTATTTATAAAGGACAGCAAAGGTAAAAAAGACCACAAAACTATATTATCAGATCATTTAGTAGTATTATTGAGAAAATACTACAAATTGCACAAACCATCGTATTGGTTATTTGAAGGACAAACTGGTGGTAAGTACAGTACTACGAGTATCAGAAATATTTTAAGAACAGCAATTAAGGAAACAGATTCAAATCCATGGGCAACGGTTCATACTCTACGACATTCATTTGCAACACACTGTATAGAAAACAATATGAATTTAAGACATTTACAAAACATGTTGGGACATAATTCACCCAAAACCACCGAATTATATACCAAAACCATACAAATAAACAATAAAAATATCAGTAGCCCAATAGATAATTTGCTTAAAAAACTTTAA
- a CDS encoding AAA family ATPase, with the protein MITKLNNLTLKSFVGYTNPNDLLFRAKNILFGYNGKGKSSIAIGIKDEFLKDLTKKPENLRIFDRDYISNSLLIENSDGKIKGVEASFGKGGVDIENKIKELQKLIIKEDEIGNLDTGIAKLRKEIRTEIDKIHDRRKGEANIQRKSKEESVKRVIELYKKDFQDAKKIEVDEDKLIKINGDNAIEKQISQNENLKPLNFSKIQTPLIEKVKVIFKEKFGEDISIPEFEVVQWIESGLKLHKEGDNCKFCDSKLDFSDVKLKIAEYKENKRHKATEKLKQLREQLQSLLDSIRIIEKESKTYSTNIGNEVEQRFTAITEKKSTIDSLITSCQSKIDNIEIQENFDFELLEETSKGIEESISTIAKTKNEQLSELRKKQNNLTTLVKGAIGLEILKSATIKDKLKEIKVKEVELKEKRESNKKKQQEIQDLKQQKSLTKDFADFVSQILNDINISLKVTLDTDNRNYIIKGTNENATLTIKDISEGEKNLLALLFFYYELFADSKQQNIKPEIELIIVDDPISSMDDSNKFYILELMKNLLELQNQQIFVMTHTWDDYCNLSYGKDNNQTFATFEIRKNNGVSTLAKLSSKEKPYNYLFKEIYEFSRKSDEDIKTECQIYHYPNVMRRIFEEWYGFKIGRDLNFTSNLQKQIESHFSITSNNQKTKLGLLIKVCNILSHSINGSMNPQEIHQSAKYLMRLIEDKDKLHFDNMKPQ; encoded by the coding sequence ATGATAACTAAGCTTAATAACCTCACTCTCAAGTCTTTTGTTGGTTACACAAACCCCAATGATTTACTTTTTCGTGCAAAAAACATTCTATTCGGTTACAATGGAAAAGGAAAAAGTTCTATTGCTATTGGCATTAAAGATGAATTTCTAAAAGACTTAACCAAGAAGCCTGAGAATCTTAGAATTTTTGATAGAGATTACATTTCAAATTCATTATTGATTGAAAATTCGGACGGAAAAATTAAAGGTGTTGAGGCAAGTTTTGGTAAAGGTGGCGTTGATATAGAAAACAAGATTAAGGAACTTCAGAAGTTAATTATCAAAGAAGATGAAATTGGTAATCTTGACACAGGCATTGCCAAATTACGCAAAGAAATTAGAACTGAAATAGACAAAATTCACGATAGACGAAAAGGCGAAGCTAATATTCAAAGAAAGTCCAAAGAAGAATCTGTTAAACGAGTAATTGAACTTTATAAAAAGGATTTTCAGGATGCTAAAAAAATTGAAGTGGATGAAGATAAATTGATAAAGATTAATGGCGACAATGCAATTGAAAAACAAATTTCACAAAATGAGAATTTAAAACCATTAAACTTCTCAAAAATTCAAACACCTTTAATTGAAAAAGTAAAAGTAATCTTCAAAGAAAAATTTGGAGAAGATATTTCAATCCCCGAATTTGAAGTTGTTCAATGGATTGAATCAGGACTAAAACTTCACAAAGAAGGTGATAACTGCAAGTTCTGTGATAGCAAGTTAGATTTTTCAGATGTTAAGTTGAAAATAGCGGAATACAAAGAAAATAAAAGACATAAGGCAACTGAGAAACTAAAACAACTAAGAGAACAGCTTCAAAGCCTTTTGGATAGTATTAGAATTATTGAGAAAGAATCCAAAACTTATTCTACAAATATTGGCAATGAGGTTGAGCAACGTTTTACTGCAATAACCGAAAAGAAAAGCACTATAGACTCTCTTATAACTTCGTGTCAATCGAAGATTGATAACATTGAAATTCAAGAAAATTTCGATTTTGAACTTTTAGAAGAAACCTCGAAAGGGATTGAAGAATCAATATCAACTATCGCTAAAACTAAAAATGAACAATTATCGGAGTTAAGAAAGAAGCAAAACAATCTAACCACTTTAGTAAAAGGTGCAATTGGCTTGGAAATACTAAAATCAGCCACTATAAAAGATAAGCTAAAGGAGATTAAAGTCAAGGAAGTTGAATTAAAGGAAAAGCGTGAGAGCAACAAGAAGAAGCAACAAGAAATTCAAGATTTAAAGCAACAAAAAAGTCTAACAAAAGATTTTGCTGATTTTGTTTCGCAAATTCTGAATGACATAAATATATCGCTAAAAGTTACCCTCGATACAGATAACCGCAATTATATTATCAAAGGCACCAATGAAAACGCTACGCTAACAATTAAAGACATAAGTGAAGGAGAAAAAAATCTTTTAGCATTGTTGTTTTTCTATTATGAACTTTTTGCTGATAGCAAACAGCAGAATATTAAACCAGAAATTGAACTTATCATAGTGGACGACCCAATTTCAAGTATGGATGATTCAAATAAGTTTTACATTTTGGAACTGATGAAAAACCTTTTGGAACTTCAAAATCAGCAGATTTTCGTTATGACCCATACTTGGGACGACTACTGTAATTTATCATATGGTAAGGATAACAATCAAACTTTTGCAACTTTTGAAATAAGAAAAAATAATGGAGTAAGTACATTGGCTAAATTGTCAAGTAAAGAAAAACCATATAACTATTTGTTTAAAGAGATTTATGAATTTTCAAGAAAAAGTGATGAAGATATAAAGACAGAGTGCCAAATTTATCACTATCCAAATGTAATGAGAAGAATTTTTGAAGAATGGTATGGATTTAAAATTGGAAGAGATTTGAACTTTACAAGTAATCTTCAAAAGCAAATTGAAAGTCATTTCAGCATTACAAGTAACAACCAAAAAACAAAAC